A portion of the Malania oleifera isolate guangnan ecotype guangnan chromosome 3, ASM2987363v1, whole genome shotgun sequence genome contains these proteins:
- the LOC131151770 gene encoding probable folate-biopterin transporter 6 has translation MCSSETHHLNHPSGSPPPTADQKLLPSPPLIMTNMNPLNNMHMPTIGIINNILFQPLHWLQMLCRELDPSFIAGVALVYGLSQGFAASFFRVVSDFYWKDVQRVQPSAVQLYMGLYYLPWLMKPLWGLLTDVFPIMGFRRRPYFVLAGVLGAVSALAVAACGKLPEALALGCLVGVTAAMAIADVTIDACVAGYSVEKRSLAPDMQSLCGFCSSAGALVGYSTSGLFVHHLGAQGALGLLALPPASMIVLGFMMYELRTTHFGKKKAIDKVGGAMAGMYKTIKLPQVWKPSLYMYLSLALSISTHEGQFYWYTDPKGGPAFSQEFVGMIYAIGALASMVGILIYHKTLKHYPFRNLLFFAQLLYGASGMLDVVFILRWNIALGIPDSFFVVAEECFSRIVSRIRWMPMIVLSTRLCPAGIEGTFFALLMCIDSLGSLSSKLGGGVVLHLLNVSRTNFKSLWLAVLVRNIMRIATLGLIFLVPKADHMDDLFPSDIVKRCSTGDVNNEECLQLVSVDEKVEA, from the exons ATGTGCTCCTCTGAAACCCACCACCTCAACCATCCCTCCGGCAGCCCTCCGCCCACAGCCGACCAAAAGCTCCTCCCGTCCCCGCCGCTCATCATGACAAACATGAACCCTCTTAATAATATGCATATGCCCACCATTGGCATCATAAATAACATCCTCTTCCAACCACTCCACTGGCTCCAAATGCTCTGCCGAGAGCTGGACCCCAGCTTCATCGCCGGCGTCGCCCTCGTCTACGGCCTCAGCCAAGGCTTCGCCGCCTCCTTCTTCCGCGTCGTCTCCGACTTCTACTGGAAAGACGTCCAGCGGGTCCAGCCCTCCGCCGTGCAACTCTACATGGGTCTCTACTACCTGCCCTGGCTCATGAAGCCCCTCTGGGGTCTCCTCACCGACGTCTTCCCCATTATGGGCTTCCGCCGCCGCCCCTACTTCGTCCTCGCTGGCGTCCTCGGCGCCGTTTCCGCGCTGGCCGTCGCCGCATGCGGGAAGCTGCCCGAGGCGTTGGCGCTGGGCTGCTTGGTGGGGGTAACGGCGGCCATGGCGATCGCCGACGTGACTATTGATGCTTGCGTCGCCGGTTACAGCGTGGAGAAGCGGTCGTTGGCGCCGGACATGCAGAGCCTTTGTGGGTTCTGCTCGTCGGCGGGTGCTCTGGTCGGCTACTCCACCAGCGGCTTATTTGTACATCATCTTGGAGCTCAG GGGGCACTGGGGCTCTTGGCCCTTCCGCCGGCTTCAATGATAGTGCTTGGATTTATGATGTACGAGTTAAGAACAACTCATTTTGGGAAGAAGAAG GCAATAGACAAGGTAGGAGGAGCCATGGCTGGAATGTATAAAACAATAAAGTTGCCTCAAGTGTGGAAGCCATCCCTTTACATGTATCTCTCCCTTGCCCTCAGCATAAGTACCCATGAAGGGCAGTTCTATTGGTACACTGACCCTAAAGGTGGTCCTGCCTTTTCCCAG GAGTTTGTGGGGATGATATATGCAATTGGTGCATTGGCTTCCATGGTAGGCATTCTAATCTACCACAAGACCCTAAAACACTATCCCTTCAGAAACCTCCTCTTCTTTGCTCAACTCCTCTATGGTGCCTCTGGAATGCTTGACGTTGTTTTCATCCTTCGATGGAACATTGCCCTTGGAATCCCAGACTCATTCTTCGTAGTCGCCGAAGAATGCTTCTCTCGAATCGTGAGCAGAATTCGGTGGATGCCGATGATCGTGTTGAGTACTAGACTGTGCCCTGCCGGGATTGAAGGCACCTTCTTTGCACTCCTAATGTGCATTGATAGTTTAGGATCGTTGTCCTCCAAGTTGGGTGGAGGAGTGGTCCTTCATCTGTTGAATGTCTCGAGGACTAATTTCAAGAGCTTGTGGTTGGCAGTTCTAGTGAGAAACATTATGAGAATTGCAACTTTAGGTCTCATTTTTTTGGTTCCTAAAGCTGATCATATGGATGATTTGTTTCCTTCTGATATTGTGAAGAGGTGTTCTACTGGGGATGTAAACAATGAGGAATGCTTGCAACTTGTCTCCGTTGATGAGAAAGTTGAAGCTTAG